A section of the Leptospira terpstrae serovar Hualin str. LT 11-33 = ATCC 700639 genome encodes:
- a CDS encoding tetratricopeptide repeat protein has protein sequence MKKFFFFSLFFILFFFFALASQSIVSVKLQELRFGILRDQLMNYELSSQTLRERLKQMFLSKDDYMSEVKVNILESGIMNSETEGLDLKMSWQDRFGLYVINSVRFLNFKPALELEEQQKTIIRLQFAFYMERTRKYPIASKKYQELEDSITSSLSDEMAFTLLHHGYCLVMMGEREKAFLKLTKAIDLFPGTHYAENASLLISFLEDGEKKKEELKSKKKSPEELAYSLFQSGDYEETLKTLESLPNLTKDQSYIKARAMEELGKTSNAVKEYIQLVKQKQNKEVAIRANRRLLLIGNFYQENKSLVAFSKEEANKLGDSKAAENIEEGKSLVLKPVIIEKVLKAETTSNLSEEDTKELNQIKENIRESLEDSKLETTKLAAVVSEEKIPLVIESKEVTSPVLEKSNPLVVKKTIPQDPLKLKVKLRDGREVVCDEVKIEGNLATLQLGSFGLNLPYDLVVSVQVSAERGTAVKLLTSSGEKSESNRWIQNSSGDWTKPKSKEEPVVRGEVKSFRL, from the coding sequence ATGAAAAAGTTTTTCTTTTTCTCTCTTTTCTTTATTCTATTTTTCTTTTTTGCTTTGGCCTCTCAGTCAATCGTAAGTGTAAAATTACAAGAACTACGATTTGGAATTTTAAGAGACCAACTGATGAATTATGAACTCTCTTCCCAAACATTACGTGAAAGATTGAAACAAATGTTTCTTTCGAAAGATGATTATATGTCGGAAGTAAAAGTAAACATTCTGGAATCAGGAATCATGAACTCTGAAACAGAAGGATTGGATTTAAAAATGAGTTGGCAAGACCGTTTTGGTCTTTATGTCATAAACTCAGTTCGGTTCCTCAATTTTAAACCTGCCTTGGAATTAGAAGAACAACAAAAAACAATCATTCGGTTGCAATTTGCCTTTTATATGGAAAGGACAAGAAAGTATCCAATCGCTTCCAAAAAATACCAAGAATTGGAAGATTCGATCACTTCCTCGCTTTCAGATGAAATGGCATTCACTCTCCTCCACCATGGGTATTGTTTGGTGATGATGGGAGAAAGAGAAAAGGCTTTTCTAAAACTCACTAAAGCAATCGATTTATTTCCAGGAACTCATTATGCTGAGAACGCAAGCCTTCTCATTAGCTTTTTAGAAGACGGTGAAAAAAAGAAGGAAGAATTAAAAAGCAAAAAAAAGTCACCGGAAGAATTGGCTTATTCTTTATTTCAAAGTGGCGATTATGAAGAAACATTAAAAACTTTGGAAAGTTTACCCAATTTAACCAAAGATCAATCTTATATCAAAGCACGTGCCATGGAAGAGTTGGGTAAAACTTCCAATGCAGTAAAAGAATATATTCAACTTGTTAAACAAAAACAAAACAAAGAAGTCGCGATACGTGCCAACAGACGTTTACTTCTCATTGGAAATTTTTATCAAGAAAACAAATCTCTTGTCGCATTCTCCAAAGAAGAAGCAAACAAACTCGGTGATTCCAAAGCCGCAGAAAACATCGAAGAAGGAAAAAGCCTGGTTTTAAAACCAGTCATCATCGAAAAAGTTCTGAAAGCTGAAACTACTTCCAATCTTTCCGAAGAAGATACAAAAGAACTCAACCAAATCAAAGAAAACATTCGCGAATCTCTTGAAGATTCCAAACTAGAAACGACCAAACTTGCTGCCGTAGTCTCAGAAGAAAAAATTCCCCTGGTGATAGAATCGAAAGAAGTCACTTCCCCGGTTCTAGAGAAATCTAATCCCTTGGTTGTGAAAAAAACAATACCGCAAGATCCTTTAAAACTAAAAGTAAAGTTAAGAGATGGAAGGGAAGTGGTCTGTGATGAGGTTAAAATTGAAGGAAATTTAGCAACATTACAATTGGGTTCCTTTGGACTCAACCTCCCGTATGATTTAGTGGTTTCAGTTCAAGTATCAGCCGAACGTGGGACAGCAGTAAAACTTCTGACAAGTTCTGGAGAAAAATCGGAATCGAATCGATGGATCCAAAATAGTTCTGGAGATTGGACTAAGCCGAAATCCAAAGAAGAGCCGGTGGTTAGGGGAGAAGTAAAGTCTTTCCGGCTCTAA
- a CDS encoding STAS domain-containing protein encodes MNFTTKQVKNHTVVTLEGSLDIYSAPALKKELHKIIDDGAESVAIDMVNIKLLDSSGIALLANLQKKLKSEEGQFFLLNVSQDVMVILKLSSLDKFFTILGGESELP; translated from the coding sequence ATGAATTTCACAACAAAACAAGTTAAAAATCATACAGTTGTTACTCTAGAGGGTTCCCTCGATATTTATTCTGCACCCGCACTTAAAAAAGAACTCCATAAAATCATAGATGACGGGGCTGAGTCAGTAGCAATTGATATGGTGAATATCAAACTATTGGATTCTTCCGGAATTGCTTTACTTGCGAACCTTCAAAAGAAGCTCAAGTCAGAAGAAGGACAGTTTTTCCTTCTCAATGTTAGCCAAGACGTTATGGTGATATTGAAACTTTCCAGTTTGGATAAATTTTTTACCATTCTTGGTGGGGAATCAGAACTTCCCTAA
- a CDS encoding PP2C family protein-serine/threonine phosphatase: MNKSKIKTTNSLRFKIGLFYSLLALLNIIFFTVMIFENQSDLLLKNFQFQSENLANTILADIQSIGLSGSRDDSFEVFRKTLKLYEINKFSIFDPDGKTILSEPESGPGVKEITEAVLKKTKEVSSDKEGNLFKARYSLDLNESDFTVDFLLPIRLSDNREVFLFTHFNISSIQDRLKQLYIQVGYAVLWGVVFHIIFAILVYRAIFKRVGSLEVASKEMATGNLQSRVDWGFKSNDELDSLGKSFNLMAEEIQNKVTTITRLNEEINQELQIGKEVQELFLPSVKKYKKFNIGKLYRPMREVSGDLYQYFQFPEKNYYGFFLADASGHGVSAALVTVVMAMSLQAIMKENHSAIQAINQLGEVIANRLQASFFATGVFVVFEEPGVVKFVNAGHNAPFIIRPSTKEITYVDSSGPPLGMGDDIQYNLESFPVLPGDKIILYTDGVVETPIKEGGLFGLERFTEVVLENIHLSNAEIVEKAMALLEEKHEEYKDDVTMIVLDVPE, encoded by the coding sequence GTGAACAAAAGCAAAATCAAAACGACGAATTCCTTACGCTTTAAGATTGGACTCTTTTATTCCCTTCTTGCCTTACTAAATATCATCTTTTTTACGGTGATGATCTTCGAAAATCAATCGGATTTGCTACTTAAGAACTTTCAATTCCAGTCAGAAAACCTTGCCAATACAATTTTAGCCGATATTCAGTCCATTGGGCTCTCTGGGTCGCGAGATGATAGTTTTGAAGTTTTTCGAAAAACGTTAAAACTTTATGAAATCAACAAATTCTCGATCTTTGATCCTGATGGCAAAACCATACTTTCGGAACCAGAATCGGGGCCTGGTGTAAAAGAAATTACAGAGGCTGTTTTAAAAAAGACCAAAGAAGTCTCTTCCGATAAGGAAGGAAATTTATTCAAAGCAAGATACAGTTTGGATTTAAACGAATCAGATTTTACTGTCGATTTTTTGTTACCCATTCGTCTTTCTGATAACCGCGAAGTATTTTTATTCACTCATTTCAATATCTCTTCTATCCAAGACAGATTGAAACAACTCTACATCCAAGTGGGTTATGCAGTTCTTTGGGGAGTTGTTTTTCATATTATTTTCGCAATTTTAGTGTATCGTGCTATATTCAAACGAGTGGGATCCTTGGAAGTGGCATCAAAAGAAATGGCAACGGGCAATTTGCAATCTAGAGTAGATTGGGGATTTAAAAGTAATGATGAGTTGGATAGTTTGGGTAAGTCATTTAATTTAATGGCTGAAGAAATCCAAAACAAGGTAACAACCATTACTCGATTGAATGAAGAGATCAATCAAGAACTACAAATTGGGAAAGAAGTACAAGAATTATTTTTGCCTTCTGTAAAAAAATATAAAAAATTCAATATTGGAAAATTGTACCGTCCTATGCGCGAAGTATCAGGAGATTTATACCAATACTTCCAATTTCCCGAAAAAAATTATTATGGATTCTTTCTGGCAGATGCTTCTGGACATGGTGTATCTGCAGCACTTGTAACAGTAGTTATGGCTATGTCTTTACAGGCGATTATGAAAGAAAACCACTCAGCCATTCAGGCAATCAACCAATTGGGTGAAGTAATTGCAAACAGACTCCAGGCATCGTTTTTTGCAACTGGAGTCTTTGTTGTATTTGAAGAACCCGGAGTTGTTAAATTTGTAAATGCAGGTCACAATGCACCATTTATCATTCGACCTTCCACTAAAGAAATCACTTATGTAGATAGTTCTGGTCCACCACTTGGAATGGGTGATGATATTCAATACAATTTAGAATCATTTCCAGTTCTTCCCGGAGACAAAATCATTCTTTATACAGATGGTGTTGTCGAAACTCCAATCAAAGAAGGGGGACTGTTTGGTTTAGAACGATTCACTGAAGTAGTTTTAGAAAACATCCACTTATCTAATGCAGAGATAGTAGAAAAGGCTATGGCATTACTCGAAGAAAAACATGAGGAATATAAGGACGATGTCACAATGATTGTCCTTGATGTACCGGAATGA